The DNA sequence AGCGTCGTTGAAAAATGCTTGTATCCTTGATTCTTTGCCCAGCAGGCTGTGACCTCCAAGCGGTGCGAGTAACAAGCACGACAGCGCTGCGTTTGACTGGATACCGCGGTAAAGTAACTGAGTGGATTATATGGAAAGGGAGCGATCATCGGCTCGCCTGTCTGCAGGAGTAAAGCGTGCAACGCTGATAAACGCCGGGCATATTCATCAAAAGGATGAATGTTCGGATTGAAAAAAAAGAATTGGACCTCGAACCCCTCTTCACGTAATGCCTTCGCGACAAACGTCGTACAAGGCGCACAGCAGGTGTGGAGGAGGAGACGCTCACTCATGATCCGTCGTCTTGATCCTTGAGATACCGTATACCGCCGGGAGTAATAATCCGTCCCCGCGGAGTACGGGCTATCATACCCAGTTGAACCAGGAATGGTTCGTAGACTTCTTCGAGGGTATCGGTGTCTTCCCCCAGAACGGTTGCCAGATTGTTGATACCCACCGGTCCTCCCTGGTAGCGTTCCACCAGGATTTCCAGAAGTGTTCGGTCGATGCGGGTCAGTCCTTTCGCATCGATGTCCAGACAAGCCATGGTTTTTTCCACCATGGCCGGGTCTATGGAAGAACAAGAATAGTAATGAGCAAAATCCCTCGCACGCTTGAGCAGGCGGTTGGCGATGCGCGGGGTACCGCGTGAACAAACGGCGAGCGTCCGGGCCGCCGCCGGCTCGATTCCAATGCTCAGGACCTCGGCGGACCGCAGGATGATTCTCGTTAATTCTGCGTCCAGATAATAATCAATCTTTTCAATGATCCCGAAACGGTTGCGAAGGGGGGCGCTGATTAAGCTGACCCGGGTCGTGGCCCCCACCAGAGTAAAGGGGGGGAGCGATATTCTGATGCTTTTGGCACCAGGTCCCTTTCCCACTACGATGTCGATGGAGAAATCCTCCATGACATTGTACAGCGCCTCTTCACAGGCACGGGGAAGTCGGTGGATTTCATCAATGAAAAGAACGTCATGAGGGGATAGGGAAGTGAGAATGGAGGCCACATCACCAGCCCTGGTAAAGGTTGGTCCCGAAAGGAAGCGGGCGTCCCGGCCCAATTCTCCGGCGATGATCGAAGCCAATGTCGTCTTTCCCAGACCCGGAGGTCCATACAATAAAACATGGTCGAGGGGCTCGCTTCGGGACAGGGAGGCGCTGATATATACCCGCAAGTTGGATTTTGTCCGGTCCTGGCCGATAAATTCATCCAGACGGCGGGGCCGAAGACTGTTGTCTTCATCCCGCTCCTGCACCAGTCGGAAGAATTCATCCTTGAGCTTATCTGTCACCGTTGTCCTCCCATCATTACCAAGGCTTCTTTGACCATACTCTCTGTATCCGTCGCCGAATGGCTTGAGCGGACCAGTTCTCGAAGAACCCGGTCAATTTCTCCACTCGAAAAGCCCAGCTGCATGAGTGCCCGCCGGGTTTCCTGCCAAACCGTTGCATTGTCCTGCAAAGGACCATCCCAAAAGAGCTTTT is a window from the Atribacteraceae bacterium genome containing:
- the ruvB gene encoding Holliday junction branch migration DNA helicase RuvB, coding for MTDKLKDEFFRLVQERDEDNSLRPRRLDEFIGQDRTKSNLRVYISASLSRSEPLDHVLLYGPPGLGKTTLASIIAGELGRDARFLSGPTFTRAGDVASILTSLSPHDVLFIDEIHRLPRACEEALYNVMEDFSIDIVVGKGPGAKSIRISLPPFTLVGATTRVSLISAPLRNRFGIIEKIDYYLDAELTRIILRSAEVLSIGIEPAAARTLAVCSRGTPRIANRLLKRARDFAHYYSCSSIDPAMVEKTMACLDIDAKGLTRIDRTLLEILVERYQGGPVGINNLATVLGEDTDTLEEVYEPFLVQLGMIARTPRGRIITPGGIRYLKDQDDGS
- a CDS encoding epoxyqueuosine reductase QueH gives rise to the protein MSERLLLHTCCAPCTTFVAKALREEGFEVQFFFFNPNIHPFDEYARRLSALHALLLQTGEPMIAPFPYNPLSYFTAVSSQTQRCRACYSHRLEVTACWAKNQGYKHFSTTLTISPYQEVSAINRIGIEIGRAFQVNYIARDFRYGFPESKKMAEDYSLYLQNYCGCLYSDWERVKKAIWKTLSGAGCF